In one window of Streptomyces sp. FXJ1.172 DNA:
- the hisS gene encoding histidine--tRNA ligase yields the protein MSTFKAPKGTYDLLPPDSAKFLAVREAIAAPLRNSGYGYIETPGFENVELFARGVGESTDIVTKEMYAFETKGGDKLALRPETTAPVLRAVLEANLYKTGNLPVKVWYSGSQYRYERPQKGRYRHFSQVGAEAIGAEDPALDAELIILADQAYRSLGLRTFRILMNSLGDRECRPVYRAALQEFLRGLDLDEDTRRRVDINPLRVLDDKRESVQKQLTGAPLLRDYLCDGCKAYHEEVRELLTGAGVVFEDDPKLVRGLDYYTRTTFEFVHDALGSQSAVGGGGRYDGLSEMIGGPSLPSVGWALGVDRTVLALEAEGIALDLPSTTSVYAVPLGEEARRLLFAKVTELRKAGISADFSYGGKGLKGAMKNANRSGARYALVAGERDLAEGVVQLKDMESGEQSAIAVTDILAELRSRLG from the coding sequence GTGAGCACTTTCAAGGCCCCCAAGGGCACGTACGACCTGCTGCCGCCGGACAGCGCCAAGTTCCTGGCCGTCCGCGAGGCGATCGCCGCGCCGCTCAGGAACTCCGGCTACGGCTACATCGAGACGCCCGGTTTCGAGAACGTGGAGCTGTTCGCGCGCGGTGTCGGTGAGTCCACCGACATCGTGACGAAGGAGATGTACGCCTTCGAGACGAAGGGTGGCGACAAGCTGGCCCTGCGCCCGGAGACGACCGCCCCCGTGCTGCGCGCGGTGCTGGAGGCCAACCTCTACAAGACGGGCAACCTCCCGGTGAAGGTCTGGTACTCGGGTTCGCAGTACCGCTACGAGCGCCCCCAGAAGGGCCGCTACAGGCACTTCTCCCAGGTCGGTGCCGAGGCGATCGGCGCGGAGGACCCGGCCCTGGACGCCGAGCTGATCATCCTGGCCGACCAGGCGTACCGCTCGCTCGGCCTGCGCACCTTCCGCATCCTGATGAACAGCCTGGGCGACAGGGAGTGCCGCCCGGTGTACCGGGCCGCACTGCAGGAGTTCCTGCGCGGCCTCGACCTGGACGAGGACACCCGCCGGCGCGTCGACATCAACCCGCTGCGCGTCCTCGACGACAAGCGCGAGTCGGTCCAGAAGCAGCTCACCGGCGCGCCGCTGCTGCGCGACTACCTGTGCGACGGCTGCAAGGCGTACCACGAGGAGGTCCGCGAACTGCTCACCGGGGCGGGCGTGGTCTTCGAGGACGACCCGAAGCTGGTGCGCGGCCTGGACTACTACACCCGCACCACGTTCGAGTTCGTGCACGACGCTCTGGGCTCGCAGTCCGCGGTGGGCGGCGGCGGCCGCTACGACGGCCTGTCCGAGATGATCGGCGGTCCGTCACTGCCGTCGGTGGGCTGGGCGCTCGGCGTCGACCGCACGGTCCTCGCCCTGGAGGCCGAGGGCATCGCGCTGGACCTGCCGTCCACGACGTCGGTGTACGCCGTCCCGCTCGGCGAGGAGGCCCGCCGCCTGCTGTTCGCGAAGGTCACCGAGCTGCGCAAGGCCGGCATCTCGGCGGACTTCTCCTACGGCGGCAAGGGCCTGAAGGGCGCCATGAAGAACGCCAACCGCAGCGGCGCCCGCTACGCGCTGGTGGCCGGCGAACGCGACCTCGCCGAGGGCGTCGTCCAGCTCAAGGACATGGAGTCCGGCGAGCAGAGCGCGATCGCGGTGACCGACATCCTGGCGGAACTGCGCTCCCGGCTCGGCTAG
- a CDS encoding vitamin K epoxide reductase family protein has product MSKTTVTDLSTEPGPERAADGPRTVGGSRAFALLLVITGAAGLLAAWVITLDKNKILEAKIAGKTFTPGCSVNPIVSCGSVMESKQAAAFGFPNPWLGLVCYGIVICVGMSLLTRARFPRWYWLTFNFGTLFGVGFVTWLQFQSLYRINALCLWCSLAWVATITMFWYVTSSNIRNDFLPAPGWLKRFFAEFTWVLPVTHCGIIAMLILTRWGSQLWA; this is encoded by the coding sequence ATGAGCAAGACGACAGTCACAGACCTCTCCACGGAGCCCGGGCCCGAGCGTGCCGCCGACGGACCCCGCACGGTGGGCGGCAGCCGCGCCTTCGCCCTGCTGCTGGTGATCACCGGCGCGGCCGGACTGCTGGCGGCCTGGGTCATCACGCTCGACAAGAACAAGATCCTCGAAGCGAAGATCGCGGGGAAGACGTTCACGCCGGGCTGCAGCGTCAACCCGATCGTGTCCTGCGGCAGCGTCATGGAGAGCAAGCAGGCGGCGGCCTTCGGCTTCCCTAACCCCTGGCTCGGCCTCGTCTGCTACGGCATCGTCATCTGTGTCGGCATGAGCCTGCTGACCCGTGCCCGCTTCCCGCGCTGGTACTGGCTGACCTTCAACTTCGGCACTCTTTTCGGTGTCGGCTTCGTCACCTGGCTGCAGTTCCAGTCCCTGTACCGGATCAACGCGCTGTGCCTGTGGTGCTCGCTGGCCTGGGTCGCCACGATCACCATGTTCTGGTACGTGACCTCGTCCAACATCCGCAACGATTTCCTGCCCGCGCCGGGCTGGCTGAAGCGGTTCTTCGCCGAGTTCACCTGGGTCCTGCCGGTCACCCACTGCGGCATCATCGCCATGCTGATCCTGACCCGCTGGGGCAGCCAGCTCTGGGCCTAG
- a CDS encoding replication-associated recombination protein A, whose product MEPDLFTAAAEERQEKDPAGSPLAVRMRPRTLDEVVGQQHLLKPGSPLRRLVGEGSGGPAGPSSVILWGPPGTGKTTLAYVVSKATNKRFVELSAITAGVKEVRAVIDGARRATGGFGKETVLFLDEIHRFSKAQQDSLLPAVENRWVTLIAATTENPYFSVISPLLSRSLLLTLEPLTDDDIRSLLKRALSDERGLKDAVGLPDDTAEHLLRISGGDARRALTALEAAAGAALAKGEGQIGLETLEQTVDRAAVKYDRDGDQHYDVASALIKSIRGSDVDAALHYLARMIEAGEDPRFIARRLMISASEDIGLADPNALPIAVAAAQAVAMIGFPEAALTLSHVTIALALAPKSNSATTAIGAALEDVRKGLAGPVPPHLRDGHYKGAAKLGHAQGYVYPHDLAEGIAEQQYAPDALKDREYYTPGRHGAEARYADAVEWTRKHLGRKRS is encoded by the coding sequence GTGGAACCCGACCTCTTCACCGCAGCGGCGGAAGAACGCCAGGAGAAGGACCCGGCAGGCAGCCCCCTGGCGGTGCGGATGCGCCCGCGCACCCTCGACGAGGTCGTGGGCCAGCAGCATCTGCTGAAGCCCGGCTCCCCGCTGCGCCGGCTGGTCGGCGAGGGTTCGGGCGGCCCCGCCGGACCGTCCTCGGTGATCCTGTGGGGCCCGCCCGGCACAGGCAAGACGACCCTGGCGTACGTCGTCTCCAAGGCCACGAACAAGCGGTTCGTGGAGCTGTCCGCGATCACCGCGGGCGTCAAGGAGGTCCGCGCGGTCATCGACGGCGCCCGCCGCGCCACCGGCGGCTTCGGCAAGGAGACCGTCCTCTTCCTGGACGAGATCCACCGTTTCAGCAAGGCCCAGCAGGACTCCCTGCTCCCGGCGGTCGAGAACCGCTGGGTGACGCTGATCGCGGCCACCACCGAGAACCCGTACTTCTCGGTGATCTCGCCCCTGCTGTCCCGTTCGCTCCTGCTGACGCTCGAACCGCTCACCGACGACGACATCCGGAGCCTGCTGAAGCGGGCCCTGAGCGACGAGCGCGGCCTGAAGGACGCCGTGGGCCTGCCCGACGACACCGCGGAGCATCTGCTGCGCATCTCCGGCGGCGACGCCCGGCGGGCCCTGACCGCCCTGGAGGCCGCCGCCGGAGCGGCGCTCGCCAAGGGCGAGGGGCAGATCGGCCTCGAGACGCTGGAGCAGACCGTCGACCGGGCCGCGGTGAAGTACGACCGCGACGGCGACCAGCATTACGACGTCGCCAGCGCCCTCATCAAGTCCATCCGCGGCTCCGACGTCGACGCGGCCCTGCACTACCTGGCCCGCATGATCGAAGCCGGCGAGGACCCCCGCTTCATCGCCCGCCGCCTGATGATCTCCGCCAGCGAGGACATCGGCCTCGCCGACCCGAACGCCCTGCCCATCGCCGTCGCCGCCGCCCAGGCCGTCGCCATGATCGGCTTCCCCGAGGCCGCCCTCACCCTCAGCCACGTCACGATCGCCCTCGCGCTCGCCCCCAAGTCCAACTCCGCGACCACCGCGATAGGCGCCGCCCTGGAGGACGTCCGCAAGGGCCTGGCCGGCCCCGTCCCGCCCCACCTGCGCGACGGGCACTACAAGGGTGCGGCCAAGCTCGGCCACGCGCAGGGGTACGTGTACCCGCACGACCTGGCGGAGGGCATCGCCGAGCAGCAGTACGCCCCGGACGCCCTGAAGGACCGCGAGTACTACACCCCGGGCAGGCACGGCGCCGAGGCGAGATACGCCGACGCGGTCGAGTGGACCAGGAAACACCTCGGTCGCAAGCGCTCCTGA
- the rpsD gene encoding 30S ribosomal protein S4 — MANQSRPKVKKSRALGIALTPKAVKYFEARPYPPGEHGRGRKQNSDYKVRLLEKQRLRAQYDISERQLVRAYERASKVQGKTGEALIVELERRLDALVLRSGLARTIYQARQMVVHGHIQVNGQKVDKPSFRVRPDDVVQVRDRSKDKTLFTIAREGGFAPEGETPRYLQVNLKALAFRLDREPNRKEIPVICDEQLVVEYYAR; from the coding sequence GTGGCGAACCAGTCCCGCCCCAAGGTCAAGAAGTCGCGTGCCCTCGGCATCGCGCTGACCCCCAAGGCCGTCAAGTACTTCGAGGCCCGCCCCTACCCGCCGGGTGAGCACGGCCGCGGCCGCAAGCAGAACTCGGACTACAAGGTCCGTCTGCTGGAGAAGCAGCGTCTGCGCGCGCAGTACGACATCTCCGAGCGCCAGCTGGTCCGCGCCTACGAGCGCGCGTCCAAGGTCCAGGGCAAGACCGGTGAGGCCCTGATCGTGGAGCTCGAGCGCCGCCTCGACGCCCTGGTCCTGCGTTCGGGCCTCGCCCGCACCATCTACCAGGCCCGTCAGATGGTCGTTCACGGCCACATCCAGGTCAACGGCCAGAAGGTCGACAAGCCGTCCTTCCGCGTCCGCCCGGACGACGTCGTGCAGGTCCGCGACCGTTCCAAGGACAAGACGCTCTTCACGATCGCCCGCGAGGGTGGCTTCGCCCCCGAGGGTGAGACCCCGCGCTACCTGCAGGTGAACCTCAAGGCCCTGGCGTTCCGCCTGGACCGCGAGCCGAACCGCAAGGAGATCCCGGTGATCTGCGACGAGCAGCTCGTCGTCGAGTACTACGCCCGCTGA
- a CDS encoding ATP-binding protein — translation MRGPQRPDPFPDGDPPLELTTFVGRSAELAELAAALGAARLVTVTGLGGVGKSRLAARAAAGWASGACGRVELAPVRDPQFVEYAVVEALGLTDHTTRPPRETLLGHLAGRPVLLVLDGFEHLVEACAELTAELLRKLPELQVLAAGRRPLGLPGERMMPLAPLGEDAAVELFTDRAREQGLAVSDGPEVRELCRRLEGIPLALELAAGRLRALSPGQLLQRLDDRFRLLTARGRSEAPRPVPGGPPSRHHTLRTAIGWSHELCTPAERLLWARLSVFAQTFDLEAAEYVCSGDGLPAEDVLDLLSELLAQSVLTHEDTPAGPRYRMLDTVRDYGADWLEATGDAGRLRRRHRDWYLGLATWCELDWFSPRQHEIAERVDAELPNLRAALEFCLTEPDEAHLGQCLAGSLWFCWVGCGRLAEGRCWLERSVELESEYEQSRLKALWVLGYVAILQGDTVPALVALRECREQAERTGDPTAVAYAEHRTGCLALVTDDMARAETLLRSALERYREIGELNSNVLMGQVELAMARAFQGDLPDAVRLCEDVRQVCEDHGERWARSYALYVLGYAAWQDGDPARARELLADCLGHAHAFRDLLAEVLSLELLALVTVTGGDAAEAAVLQGAAGRMWPSVGLPLFGSAYYNAPHELCEATARQTLGDERYEECLRDGARLGRATAVARALERDGARPLDAVPAPRGADDAPPRDAGNRAPGPRRPALSERPDLPAN, via the coding sequence ATGCGAGGTCCTCAGCGCCCAGACCCCTTCCCCGACGGCGATCCGCCCCTGGAACTGACCACTTTCGTCGGGCGCTCGGCCGAACTCGCCGAGCTGGCCGCGGCTCTCGGTGCGGCGCGGCTGGTGACCGTGACCGGGCTCGGGGGCGTCGGCAAGTCCCGGCTGGCCGCGCGGGCTGCCGCCGGGTGGGCGTCCGGGGCGTGCGGGCGGGTGGAGCTGGCGCCGGTGCGCGATCCGCAGTTCGTGGAGTACGCGGTGGTCGAGGCGCTGGGTCTGACCGACCACACCACCCGGCCGCCCCGGGAGACCCTGCTCGGGCATCTCGCCGGCCGCCCGGTCCTGCTGGTGCTGGACGGGTTCGAGCATCTGGTGGAGGCCTGTGCCGAGCTGACGGCGGAACTGCTGCGCAAACTGCCGGAGCTGCAAGTGCTGGCCGCGGGCCGGCGCCCGCTCGGGCTGCCGGGCGAGCGGATGATGCCGCTGGCTCCGCTCGGCGAGGACGCGGCGGTGGAGCTGTTCACGGACCGGGCCCGGGAGCAGGGGCTCGCGGTGTCCGACGGTCCCGAGGTGCGTGAGCTGTGCCGCCGGCTGGAGGGCATCCCGCTCGCGCTGGAGCTGGCGGCCGGGCGGCTGCGGGCGCTGTCCCCCGGGCAGTTGCTGCAGCGGCTGGACGACCGGTTCCGGCTGCTGACCGCGCGCGGCCGGAGCGAGGCCCCGCGCCCGGTGCCCGGCGGGCCGCCCTCCCGCCATCACACGCTGCGCACGGCGATCGGCTGGAGCCATGAGCTGTGCACGCCGGCCGAACGGCTGCTGTGGGCACGGCTGTCGGTGTTCGCGCAGACCTTCGATCTGGAGGCGGCCGAGTACGTGTGCAGCGGGGACGGGCTGCCCGCCGAGGACGTGCTCGACCTGCTGTCGGAGCTGCTGGCCCAGTCGGTCCTCACCCACGAGGACACCCCGGCCGGCCCCCGCTACCGGATGCTGGACACCGTCCGGGACTACGGCGCCGACTGGCTGGAGGCGACCGGGGACGCGGGCCGGCTGCGCAGGCGGCACCGGGACTGGTATCTGGGCCTGGCGACCTGGTGCGAGCTGGACTGGTTCTCGCCCCGGCAGCACGAGATCGCCGAGCGGGTCGACGCCGAGCTGCCGAATCTGCGGGCCGCGCTGGAGTTCTGTCTGACCGAGCCGGACGAGGCGCACCTCGGCCAGTGCCTGGCGGGGTCGCTGTGGTTCTGCTGGGTGGGCTGCGGGCGGCTCGCGGAGGGGCGGTGCTGGCTGGAGCGCAGCGTGGAACTGGAGTCGGAGTACGAGCAGTCCCGGCTGAAGGCGCTGTGGGTGCTCGGCTACGTGGCGATCCTGCAGGGCGACACCGTGCCCGCGCTGGTGGCGCTGCGGGAGTGCCGCGAGCAGGCGGAGCGGACCGGGGATCCGACGGCGGTGGCGTACGCGGAGCACCGCACCGGCTGCCTCGCCCTGGTCACCGATGACATGGCCCGTGCAGAAACGCTGCTGCGGTCGGCGCTGGAGCGGTATCGGGAGATCGGCGAACTCAACAGCAACGTCCTGATGGGCCAGGTGGAGCTGGCGATGGCACGCGCCTTCCAGGGCGATCTGCCGGACGCGGTGCGGCTGTGCGAGGACGTGCGCCAGGTGTGCGAGGACCATGGGGAGCGCTGGGCGCGGTCGTACGCGCTGTACGTGCTGGGGTACGCGGCCTGGCAGGACGGCGACCCCGCACGGGCGCGGGAGCTGCTGGCGGACTGCCTCGGCCATGCGCACGCCTTCCGCGACCTGCTCGCCGAGGTGCTGTCGCTGGAGCTGCTGGCACTGGTGACGGTGACCGGGGGCGACGCGGCCGAGGCGGCGGTGCTGCAGGGCGCGGCGGGCCGGATGTGGCCCTCGGTGGGGCTGCCGCTGTTCGGTTCGGCCTACTACAACGCCCCGCACGAGCTGTGCGAGGCGACGGCCCGGCAGACACTGGGCGACGAGCGCTACGAGGAGTGCCTGCGGGACGGGGCCCGACTCGGCCGCGCCACGGCCGTGGCCCGTGCGCTGGAGCGTGATGGGGCACGGCCACTGGACGCGGTGCCGGCTCCGCGCGGAGCCGACGACGCGCCCCCGAGGGACGCGGGGAACCGCGCGCCCGGCCCCCGCCGGCCCGCGCTGTCCGAACGACCGGACCTCCCTGCGAACTGA
- a CDS encoding DUF948 domain-containing protein produces MRTVSGGEVAGILVAVFWAILVSFLAVALVRLAQTLKATTKLVADVTDQAVPLLADASAAVRSAQTQIDRVDAIASDVQEVTSNASALSTTVASTFGGPLVKVAAFGYGVRRALGGRKEDVPAKAPRRTVIVGRTVPAARRKRK; encoded by the coding sequence GTGCGCACAGTGTCCGGTGGAGAGGTGGCCGGGATCCTGGTGGCCGTCTTCTGGGCGATCCTGGTCTCCTTCCTCGCGGTGGCTCTCGTGAGGCTGGCCCAGACGCTCAAGGCGACCACCAAGCTCGTGGCGGACGTGACCGACCAGGCCGTCCCGCTGCTCGCCGATGCCTCGGCGGCGGTGCGTTCCGCGCAGACCCAGATCGACCGCGTCGACGCGATCGCCTCCGACGTCCAGGAGGTCACGTCGAACGCCTCCGCGCTGTCGACCACCGTCGCCTCCACCTTCGGCGGCCCGCTGGTGAAGGTCGCCGCCTTCGGCTACGGCGTCCGCCGGGCGCTGGGCGGCCGCAAGGAGGACGTGCCCGCGAAGGCGCCCCGGCGTACCGTGATCGTGGGCCGCACGGTCCCCGCCGCACGACGCAAGCGGAAGTAA
- the alaS gene encoding alanine--tRNA ligase — MESAEIRRRWLSFFEERGHTVVPSASLIADDPTLLLVPAGMVPFKPYFLGEVKPPFPRATSVQKCVRTPDIEEVGKTTRHGTFFQMCGNFSFGDYFKEGAIKHAWELLTTPQAKGGYGLAPEKLWITVYKDDDEAERIWHEVVGVPKERIQRLGMKDNYWSMGVPGPCGPCSEINYDRGPEFGAEGGPAVNDERYVEIWNLVFMQYERGEGIGKDNFEILGELPSKNIDTGLGLERLAMILQGVQNMYEIDTSMAVINKATELTGVAYGDAHASDVSLRVVTDHMRTSVMLIGDGVTPGNEGRGYVLRRIMRRAIRNMRLLGATGPVVKDLIDTVIGMMGQQYPELITDRERIEKVAVAEENAFLKTLKAGTNILDTAVTETKAAGSTVLAGDKAFLLHDTWGFPIDLTLEMAAEQGLSVDEDGFRRLMKEQRERAKADAQAKKTGHAGAGAYREIADKVGETDFIGYTDTEGESTIVGILVDGASSPAATEGDEVEIVLDRTPFYAEGGGQIGDTGRIKVDSGAVIEVRDCQKPVPGVYVHKGVVQVGEVTVGAKAHASIDSRRRKAIARAHSATHLTHQALRDALGPTAAQAGSENQPGRFRFDFGSPAAVPTAVMTDVEQKINEVLARDLDVRADIMGIDEAKKQGAIAEFGEKYGERVRVVTIGDFSKELCGGTHVHNTAQLGLVKLLGESSIGSGVRRIEALVGVDAYTFLAREHTVVNQLTELLKGRPEELPEKVSSMLGKLKDAEKEIEKFRAEKVLQAAAGLAGSAKDVRGVAVVTGQVPDGTTPDDLRKLVLDVRGRIQGGRAAVVALFTVTSGKPLTVIATNEAARERGLKAGDLVRTAAKTLGGGGGGKPDVAQGGGQNPAAVGEAVDAVERMVAETAK; from the coding sequence ATGGAGTCGGCTGAGATCCGCCGCCGCTGGCTGAGCTTCTTCGAGGAGCGCGGGCACACCGTCGTGCCTTCGGCGTCGCTCATCGCGGACGACCCGACTCTGCTCCTCGTCCCGGCCGGCATGGTGCCCTTCAAGCCCTACTTCCTGGGTGAGGTCAAGCCGCCGTTCCCGCGCGCCACCAGCGTGCAGAAGTGCGTGCGCACTCCCGACATCGAAGAGGTCGGCAAGACCACGCGCCACGGCACGTTCTTCCAGATGTGCGGCAACTTCTCCTTCGGCGACTACTTCAAGGAAGGCGCCATCAAGCACGCCTGGGAGCTGCTCACCACGCCCCAGGCCAAGGGTGGTTACGGCCTGGCGCCGGAGAAGCTCTGGATCACCGTCTACAAGGACGACGACGAGGCCGAGCGCATCTGGCACGAGGTCGTCGGCGTGCCGAAGGAGCGCATCCAGCGCCTCGGCATGAAGGACAACTACTGGTCCATGGGTGTGCCCGGTCCCTGCGGCCCCTGCTCCGAGATCAACTACGACCGCGGCCCCGAGTTCGGCGCCGAGGGCGGCCCCGCCGTCAACGACGAGCGGTACGTGGAGATCTGGAACCTCGTCTTCATGCAGTACGAGCGCGGCGAGGGCATCGGCAAGGACAACTTCGAGATCCTCGGCGAGCTGCCCAGCAAGAACATCGACACGGGCCTCGGCCTGGAGCGCCTCGCCATGATTCTGCAGGGCGTGCAGAACATGTACGAGATCGACACCTCCATGGCCGTCATCAACAAGGCCACCGAGCTGACCGGCGTGGCCTACGGCGACGCCCACGCGTCGGACGTCTCGCTGCGCGTGGTCACCGACCACATGCGCACCTCCGTGATGCTCATCGGCGACGGTGTCACCCCCGGCAACGAGGGCCGTGGCTACGTCCTGCGCCGCATCATGCGCCGCGCCATCCGCAACATGCGCCTGCTCGGCGCCACCGGTCCGGTCGTCAAGGACCTGATCGACACCGTGATCGGCATGATGGGCCAGCAGTACCCTGAGCTGATCACCGACCGCGAGCGCATCGAGAAGGTCGCCGTCGCCGAGGAGAACGCCTTCCTCAAGACGCTGAAGGCCGGCACCAACATCCTCGACACGGCCGTCACCGAGACCAAGGCCGCCGGCTCCACCGTCCTGGCCGGCGACAAGGCCTTCCTGCTCCACGACACGTGGGGCTTCCCGATCGACCTCACCCTCGAAATGGCCGCCGAGCAGGGCCTCTCGGTGGACGAGGACGGCTTCCGCCGCCTGATGAAGGAGCAGCGGGAGCGCGCCAAGGCCGACGCCCAGGCCAAGAAGACCGGTCACGCCGGTGCCGGTGCCTACCGGGAGATCGCCGACAAGGTCGGCGAGACCGACTTCATCGGCTACACCGACACCGAGGGCGAGTCCACGATCGTCGGCATCCTGGTCGACGGCGCCTCCTCGCCGGCCGCCACCGAGGGCGACGAGGTCGAGATCGTCCTCGACCGGACCCCGTTCTACGCCGAGGGCGGCGGCCAGATCGGCGACACCGGCCGGATCAAGGTCGACTCCGGTGCCGTCATCGAGGTCCGCGACTGCCAGAAGCCGGTCCCGGGTGTGTACGTCCACAAGGGCGTCGTCCAGGTCGGCGAGGTGACCGTCGGCGCCAAGGCCCACGCCTCGATCGACTCCCGCCGCCGCAAGGCCATCGCCCGCGCCCACTCGGCCACGCACCTGACCCACCAGGCTCTGCGCGACGCCCTCGGCCCGACGGCCGCCCAGGCCGGTTCCGAGAACCAGCCCGGCCGTTTCCGCTTCGACTTCGGCTCCCCGGCCGCCGTTCCGACGGCCGTGATGACCGACGTCGAGCAGAAGATCAACGAGGTGCTCGCCCGCGACCTCGACGTGCGCGCCGACATCATGGGCATCGACGAGGCCAAGAAGCAGGGCGCCATCGCCGAGTTCGGCGAGAAGTACGGCGAGCGGGTCCGCGTCGTGACCATCGGCGACTTCTCCAAGGAGCTGTGCGGCGGCACGCACGTGCACAACACCGCCCAGCTGGGCCTGGTGAAGCTGCTCGGCGAGTCCTCCATCGGCTCGGGTGTCCGCCGTATCGAGGCCCTGGTCGGTGTGGACGCCTACACCTTCCTCGCCCGCGAGCACACGGTCGTCAACCAGCTGACCGAGCTGCTCAAGGGCCGCCCGGAGGAGCTGCCGGAGAAGGTCTCCTCGATGCTCGGCAAGCTGAAGGACGCCGAGAAGGAGATCGAGAAGTTCCGCGCCGAGAAGGTGCTCCAGGCCGCCGCCGGTCTCGCCGGGTCCGCCAAGGACGTCCGCGGCGTGGCCGTCGTCACCGGCCAGGTTCCGGACGGCACCACCCCGGACGACCTGCGCAAACTGGTCCTCGACGTGCGCGGCCGCATCCAGGGCGGACGCGCCGCCGTTGTGGCTCTTTTCACAGTCACGAGCGGCAAGCCGCTGACGGTCATCGCCACCAACGAGGCCGCCCGTGAGCGTGGTCTGAAGGCCGGTGACCTGGTCCGTACCGCCGCCAAGACCCTCGGCGGCGGCGGTGGCGGCAAGCCGGACGTCGCCCAGGGCGGCGGTCAGAACCCGGCCGCCGTCGGCGAGGCCGTCGACGCCGTCGAGCGCATGGTCGCCGAGACCGCCAAGTAA
- the ruvX gene encoding Holliday junction resolvase RuvX: MRRGRRLAIDVGDARIGVASCDPDGILATPVETVPGRDIPAAHRRLRQLVEEYEPIEVVVGLPRSLKGGEGPAAVKVRAFAQELAKGIKPVPVRLVDERMTTVTASQGLRASGVKSKKGRSVIDQAAAVIILQQALESERVSGKAPGEGVEVVI, translated from the coding sequence ATGCGCAGAGGACGTCGACTTGCGATCGACGTCGGGGACGCCCGGATCGGGGTCGCCTCGTGTGACCCCGACGGTATCCTCGCCACCCCGGTGGAGACCGTCCCCGGCCGGGACATCCCCGCCGCCCACCGCCGGCTGCGGCAGCTGGTGGAGGAGTACGAACCGATCGAGGTCGTCGTCGGACTCCCTCGCTCCCTCAAGGGGGGCGAGGGCCCGGCCGCGGTCAAGGTCCGCGCCTTCGCCCAGGAGCTGGCCAAGGGCATCAAGCCGGTGCCGGTCCGCCTGGTGGACGAGCGGATGACGACCGTGACGGCCAGCCAGGGACTGCGTGCCTCGGGCGTGAAATCGAAGAAGGGCCGCTCGGTCATCGACCAGGCAGCCGCCGTCATCATCCTCCAGCAGGCCCTCGAATCCGAACGGGTGTCAGGTAAAGCACCGGGCGAGGGCGTCGAAGTGGTCATCTGA